One stretch of Pseudovibrio brasiliensis DNA includes these proteins:
- a CDS encoding glyoxalase superfamily protein: MNGSLLSLSALKAQAKQLRAALEKRGEPISHSQTLELIAHQHGYRDWNTLYAAVGNRPPVLYLRPGDRVQGKYLGQRFHAEVLGVQSSSAACRVRLTLQFDEAVDVVSFDSFSSYRHRVTCTVNADGMTSERTSDGEPHMVLTGL, translated from the coding sequence ATGAACGGATCTCTTCTTTCCCTTTCCGCGTTAAAAGCGCAGGCAAAGCAATTGCGTGCTGCGCTGGAAAAACGCGGCGAACCCATTTCACACTCCCAGACACTGGAACTCATTGCCCACCAGCATGGTTATCGGGACTGGAACACCCTTTACGCCGCTGTCGGCAACCGTCCACCCGTGCTGTATCTGCGCCCCGGGGACAGAGTTCAGGGCAAATACCTTGGCCAGCGGTTTCATGCGGAAGTTCTTGGTGTTCAAAGCTCTTCAGCGGCCTGCCGCGTTCGGTTAACATTGCAGTTTGATGAGGCTGTGGATGTGGTGAGTTTTGACAGCTTCTCCTCCTACCGCCACCGCGTCACCTGCACCGTGAATGCAGACGGCATGACCAGCGAGAGAACCTCGGATGGAGAACCGCATATGGTTCTTACCGGACTTTGA